TTTATTATTGTACATCTAGCAATAAAGAATCAATGTAGATGCATTTTCTATCAATATAGAAAGAAATGTTCTGTAATTCAAGACTGTTTACAAACTAAAGGTGATTTATTTATAACTAACAATATACACCTGGTAGATATCTCAATTCTTACAATTAGACACAATGGATGGAAAGACTGCACACAGTATTTTATAAATCTTGTATTTGAGGCACATACTTTAACCCTAGGGAATTCTTACACCTGTGAGGTAAAATGAGAATTAAAGAACTAGGGAAAAACACTAAACTCTTTAttaacctcatattttgcttgagcagcttacagcccagcggtatgaacattgacttctctaattttagatagttcctctgtccctctcttcccctaccccttcccattcccagttctcccactgtcttcctgtctccacctataacctttctttgtcccaccccccctgacatcggtctgaagaagggtctcaacccgaaacgtcacccattccttctctcctagatgctgtctgacctgctgagttactccagcattttgtgataccttcctgtTTATTAACCTGCTCTATTCAAGCCTGATTTGgtctttttgttttaaatacatCGACACTTATTACTATTGGTTTCCTGGAACATGATATGGCCAGTATCTTAAATGTGTTGTCCCAACATCAAGAGAATCCCTGTTAATTTTGTATCTGTCACCTGTCTGGTGTCTATGAGAGAAATTAGCATTCTTTTAAATCCTAATTGCTACAATGGATAAAGATTTGTGGAATGATGGAAGCTGAATCTTTTGATAGGAAAGCATAAATTTGCTAGTTTTTGATGCCTGGGTTTGTGGTTTTCTGCATCAGTTTGGTCATCGTATTGAATAGAAGCACCACATGACCCCATTGGAGTTTTGTTAAAGGcaaattttgttttacttaacataattaaatgcagaaaataatattttctgttttaaatcaGCCACTCAGGCAAtatgtgtggaaagagaaagttaTTAATTCAAATCTCAAATCCTTCAATTCTGAATTGATCCCAAAATCTTTGGCTTTCTATCAAATTATCTCAAATTTCATTGTTAAAAGAAATTTAACAAATAATTTTTCTTTTTGTCAGAGTGCATATTATATGATGTGCAGTATTTGCATTTTAAATCTTACTGAAATTATACGTTTGAAATGTTGGATTAGATGAATGATTGTGGGTTCTAGGGATGACCTTGTTACAGCTTGTTAACTCTATTGAAATTGTATATTCTGAACTATTCATCGCTTTTGATAGAAGTTAGAAATGGCATTACCAAGAGACCAACCTCAGGCAACAGAGGAGATTATGGAGGAATCCAAATTGAATCAAGAGCATGGACTCCTAACTGTTTTTGACCATAGCTATAGTGTTCGAGATGCGTGCTTACAAAAGAAGAAAATTCAGCAGTTGGAGGAACAAAATGAGAAACTAAAGACGAAACTGAGattcttacagcagaaatctcGCCGCCAAGAGCAACGATTACAAAGAATGAAGAAGCTATTACAGGAACTTAATACACGAGAGATATTACCACATCAAACCTGTGTGCTATTAAATAACACTTTGTATGAAGTAATTAAAGTTTAAATGTAATTTGTTTGCCAGTATCACATTTGTTATATAATGTAGAATCATAACTGATTATCTTTTACTACCCTTGCAGGTagggtttaaaataaaaaatccTCAAGGTTGGCTCTGAGGCAATTATTGTTTATAATGTGCAAATAAAAATAGCTTACTAAATGTATTGATGCATTATGGAGGTGGTGAATTGCAGATATCAGAACATGTAGACTAATAACAAAAATATGTAGTGTGCTACCAAAATTCTAATATGGTCTAGAAGCAATATGATGGGATTGCTGAAATATTAGAAAGATTTCACCAATCTTGGGTTACAGAGAATGACTTGTTTTCACACTGAGTGGTAGCAATAGATATAAACTTCTGTGTACAGAGCAAAAATGCACATAACAAGTTTTTTAGGCTCTTAATCAGTTCCACCTGGGGTTAAGTTTCTGATCAtactataatatattcctttatttgtcccacaccggggaaatttatagCAGAGGAGAACTTGCTCACAGTGCTAAAGACCtgccttcgatcctgaccttggatgttgtctgagtggagtttgcacattttccctgtgggttttcccagtttcctccacatccccaatatgcatgagtttgtacgttaattaattggcctctgtaaattgcccccagtgtgtagagaaTGGGtgtgacagtgggataacatagacacaatgtgaatgggtgatcgatggtaggtgtggacttgttgggctggagggcctgtttccattctgtatctacaTTTTAATTGTACTAGTTTTTAACCTTTATATTACATTTGAAATCTTTATGATAATTTATGCTGTGAAACTGGTTTATAAGTAGCCATATACTAATTTAACAACTTCACCTAATGTAATCTAGGGGAAGAAAAATAAATCCCAGTTTCAAGTTCTATAACCATATCCTCATTTTGCCATTTAGTTAAATAGATATTACAAGTTTCCATTGTTTTGTATCTTTTCAATATAATTGGTTGTTCAAAATTATAAATGCTATTTGAATAGTAGCCTAACTTTAAAGTCTTGTGATTTGCTATTGCATCCTATTGGAATTTTTTTTCCAAGGTACAGAACCAAAAATTGTCTTTGCATGCCTTAATAGCCTTATTATTTACACCCAACTTTAACAGTTCATCTTACATGAACTGCAGTTGAATTTTGCCCTTCACATTAAGTTAATTCCATtgttttagtcatagagtgataaagtgtggaaacaggccctttggcccaacttggcccaccgagttccatctgcctgcgtttggcccatatccctccaaacctgtcctatctatttgcctgtctaactgtttcttaaacgctaggATAGTCCCTTCtttaactacctcgtctggcagctcattccacacacccactactctttgtgtaaaaaaggttacccctcagattcctattaaatcttttccccttcactttaaacctataatctctggtcctcgattcacctaatctgggcaagagactgtgcatctacccgagttattcgtgattttatacacctttataagatcacacctcatcctcctatgctcccaggaatatagtcccagccaacacaacctcttcctatagctcaggccgtctgatcatggcaacatccttatgaatcttctctgtaccctttccagcttgtgctgaagttcagttcattgtcacgagtaccgaggtacagtgaaaggtttttgtgtgttatccaatcagcggaaagacaatacatgattacaatcgagccatttagtcatagtcataaacactttatttgtccccgaaGGGCAATTCAAATTCACCACCATGCAGCCCAACATCAAAAAAAGCAATAAAGCACCAAACACAATTCACAAGTCCAACACAAAAACATCACAGTCCTTCCaatcctcctcactgtgatggaaggcaaaactgTTTCATCCTTCCCTGCCTCTTCTCCTGCAGTAGGCAGTAAATTGCTATGCCAAGGCTCccaatatcctctggtcctctatccaaagattgtctgagggtcaccaatgaggtagatagtagttcagaactgctctctagttgtggtaggatgattcagttgcctgataacatctcgGAAGAAaatgcctgaatctggaggtgtgagtcttcacacttctgtaccttttgcctgatgggagaggggagaagagggtggccaggatgcgactcatccttaattgtgctgctggccttgctgaagcagcatgaggtataaatggagttaatggaagggaggttggtttgtgtaatggtctgggctgcatccacaattcgctacaaTTTCTTGGTCATGgattgagctgttcccaaaccaagctgtgattcatcctgataaaatgcttttcatGGCGCATCTGTAGTTGGTGAGAGCTGTAGAGGAcatgccttctaaggaagtgtgtatatatacaacatctacagctctgccctcatcaactgttttggtcacgtcttcaaaaaactcaatcagatttgtgagacacgacctcccacgtacaaaatcatgctgactatccctaatcagcccttgtccatctaaatgcctccCCACAGCAATTTCTCCCAACATGGCCGCTCCGCTACATCTAGCCTTACTTTTATTTGCTATTTGATCAACTAATTTGGATGTCCCAGCCAATCCACACTCTCGGTACTTAGAACTGCCACTCCTCTCCTGACTTCCGCATTAACTGTTCAAGGCTGTCCCTGGGCCAACTTTTTAAAGTTTAGGAAAGCAAAAATGTAGTTTGTATTTAAACTAAGTAATAGCACTGATTATGTCCTCTAATGTTTTAACAACATTTTGTAATACTGTAGGATGTATATCATCCATCTTTGCACAATCAGCTAAGTCACTTGAATATTTCAGCCTCGTGGTTTATTTAAATTAGAATCCCATGTATGATCCGAGCCGATGGACAGAGTTGCAGAATGTGATTTTGTGGATATTGATAAACATCCAAAAAGTACCCATATAATAAAAATAGTctggcttttttaaaaaaaagttaaataaatgttcttttgtgatCTATGTTTGTAGTAAGAAAGAGGAGCTCTTGGGGTTTGTTAATTGTAAGGACAGGATACTGGGGACCTGATTTTGCATGTATTGTTATTTTgacaaactttattccctttcacTATGTCTTTTAATGTAATATAGATGAAAAATAGCAAGACCTAGGAATCATAAGTGAATCCTTAAATTTTGCATGAGCTGGAATGTGATTTCTCATTGTTTTGAAATAGAGGGTTGGTAAAACATTAAGCCAAATCAGGTTAGCTAGCTTTGAACTACTACAGTTTTGCAGGggataaattatttaaaatattggtcAAATATTTATGGTCAAATGTATGCAACTGACAATCTTTAAGCATTTACTTTATGGTAGGCTCATGTGTTCAGATCCTATGCATGTTACAACACGGTTCCGTTCCTGTAACCTGTTTGTAACCCGAACAGTTTGTTGGTTGGAAATGCGGCCACTCAGCAATagatttaaataaaaaacaaGTTAACCAAGGGCAACATGTAATTTAACCAGCATATTTAATTCAGCCATTCATTTGTTGCCATTAGCAGAGTTTTCACACGGCAGAAGATGTCAGCAGCAGCCGGCAAATCTAGCCCACTGGTCTTCCAAAAGCTTGGTTTAATGTATGGCTGTGTTTAGATCAAGAGTTCGGAACCTGGGGTGGATCTGTAAATCCTAGAAGTCCTTCAAGGTAGAAAAACTTGCTGTCCTTACTAGGTCTGGTCTTTATAACTGGACTGACAGCAATGTGGTTCCACTTGCTTGTCCTGTGAAAGGACTTGGAACACTTATTTGAAGACAATTAGGAAATTACATTGAGGAAGGAAATAAATGTCATGCACTATTCAtgcatgaattttaaaaaaatgtaattgtagCTAGAGATAATTAAAGTGGGGTCTTGTCAAAGGCCTCACTTTAAGTCCATTGTCTACATTGACCACACTGCCCTCAATAGTTTCGTtacctctttttttttaaattgattagaCAGAATCTCGCATAATAAAGCCATTCCAACAATCTGATTAATCTCTACCTTTCCAAGTTTAGATTTTTATCATTAATTTCCATTTGACTATAATCACATTCTATCCCTGCTGTCCTTTTTTGAATAAAGGAACCACGCTTGCATACCTCTATTTTAATACCTCATTTGTGGCCAGTGAAGATTTTAAAATTGTCAGAGCCCCAACAACTTCTTTGCAAAGCACCCTAAAATGTATCCACTTCTAATCCTGCTAGGGCATTTCATATATCTTTTATTGATATTAATTTGTTTCTGAAGTTCACAGTCCCCCTCTTTGAATTCTGTAGTTACAATGGCCTTAGGTGATTGTTTTgctgagcaccttcgctcagcccccctggacctacctgatctcccggttaccaaacactttaattcccattcccacgctgaccttactgtcctaggcctcctccattgccagagtgaggctaaacgaaaattggaggaacagcatctcaaatttcgcatgggcagcttacaacccagtggaatgactattgatttctctaacttcaagtaacaagtaacccatccattccatctctctccaaccaccccccccacccacccaagtaGCACCAGTTCTCATCTAGCAAACGGCTAACaaaagcctgtttcctttatcatcgttactattttgcatatctttcattcatttgttctttatctcactgCATCACTgtctatctctcgttttcctttcccagggtctcgacccgaaacgtcacccattccttctctcccaatagttactccagcattttatgtctctgggctgtaaaccagcatctgcagttccttcccacacacagcgTTAGCGGGGGACGGGGGAAGGTCCCGTTGCCGTGGAGACGCCATGACGTTTCCGCGCGTAATGGGCCCGAGGATGTGCGTCATCGAGCGGCGTTACGTCACGCCACGTTCCAGTGCGGAGCTCGACGCTGACCGGCGGCGGGTTGTCGGCTTCAGATGGCGGCGCCTTTCTACCGCGACCACACGACCAGCGCCGGACACCTGGAAACGGCGCCGATGGACAAGAGCGCGGCGGCGGCGGATCGGCGGCCCCCGTCTCAGGAGCTGAACGGCGGCTCCGCGCTGACGCTGCCCTCGCCGGAGTCGGGTGCCCAGGCCGACAGGCCCGGAAGCAGGCGGGAAGCCGAGGGCCTCGTCCATCCACTGACGAAAGGTGAGAGCGGCTTCCAGCTCCCGACCGGCTGGCGCTGTCGACGCTGTTTGGAGGCCGGTGCTCAGCACTGGCACTAGGCTCGGTGTCAGTATCCGGAGCCACATGCCCGCTGCTTGCTGGTGCTTCCAACAACTGGGTGACCACTtacactcactcccctccctgcTTTCCATTGCTTCCTCCCCGACACATCCGTGTGCGGCTTGAAGAAGAATTTGATGCAAAGGCGAGGATGCGCACGGAAACAATCATTGAGGCTTTAAAGAAAACTGGACCTATGTGGATCGAGGCAGCAGCAGGTCACCACCGGCAACATATGATTTCAACAAAAGTCAAAAAgatcgcagatgctggaagtctggaATGAAAGCACATTTTGGAAATACTTCGTAGATAACTAGTGGTAACGTTTCAAGTCGAAGAGCAGTTTTTGAGGCTTTCAGGATGTCCCTTTGTATTTGTTTCCACCCGAGTGGTCGTTGCACTTGACTATCCCACGCCACCATGAGATCATTTACTGAACTTACTATTTAAAGAGTTGATGGGCAGGAGCGTAATTCCCCCGCCCCAACGTACTTTTTACTTCTAACCTCCACTTTTCTCTCAATTCAAGCGTActtttttatttaattaaaattagtttgtatttttaaaatatatttattacaATTTGCAGGTAGAAGATTCTTGCTTGGAGGCAGAGACGAGATTGAAAATCCACACCCTTATGGTAAGTCTTCACACTAATGATGCATTTAGGTACACAATACTTTAAAGTGGGAGTTCTAAGGATACGCGAGGTAAAATTTAGGTTTGCAAAATAAAAAGGCTGGTGGATGGAATACTTGTTTttgcgggggaggggggctggtaaTTCGGTTGATAATGGTGATGTCATTGGCATGAACATAAAGAGAAAAGATATAAAGTATGGTGAAAGACCTCGAGTAGAGAAATTTTAGAGGTCATAAAGATATTAAACTGATATACTGTATATAAAGGTTATTGAAATATCTATATCTAAGGCAGGAGTTTAAAGTTAGACATGATGTAGCAATTAAGATTCACCAATTCAATATTGTGAGATTTAGAATGGACAGTGCCTTGATGGTCTTGAATAATAAATTAATGGGTGATATAATTAATAACTTAAAATAATTATTGGATTTCTTTGCATATGTAGAGATGTATGTTTGAATATGTGCTGTGAATCTTTATAATCCTCTATCACTGGGTGCTTAGTCAGTGGTATATTTAAGATTAAAAATGAGATTTTTGCAGTCTTGAGACATGCTTATTTCAGACAATTTGGTCTCATGATAGTGTGAAGAAAAAAAAGCAGCTTTTCTATTAATGATAGATGATTAATGTGTCAAATTGTAAGGATTTTGAAGTAGTGTAGAATGTGAGCTGAATGACTGCCATCTATGTATTGCTGCTTAAAGTGAGTAATTTGATAACTTTGGATTTTTCTGTCTTTAAAGCATTGCAGGATTTGACCAAACAGAACCAACATGTGGTCTTGGCGGGAACCCCATGCTCAACCCATACCTCCACCGCAATCTATCGTGgcagtctgcatttggcccagtcgAAAGCAGATGTCCCTGTCTATACTAACCTTGGTAACTACAATGCAGGCTTGCCCAACACAGGCTCTGAAAGTTATCCCACTGGCCATGTTCCCTATGCAAGCCCAGCATCAGTACAACATCATTTATCAGCCTTGGCACAGCTTATGTGCCCAAAATATCAAGAAGAGCCCCAGACAGTACCAGAAGTAGGCCCACTAAGTGAatctccaccactctccccattaGAAGATGGAGGGCAGCATGTCAAAGCTGAAAAGAAGAGACAGAGAAATCGCATTGCAGCATCAAATTGTCGAAGAAGGAAATTAGAGAGAATTGCAAGACTGGAAGATAAAGTAAAGACCCTAAAATCAGAAAACTTTGAGTTAACCTCAACGGCAAGTGTACTACGTGAGCAAGTGGTGCATCTCAAACATAAAGTGATGAATCATGTCAATAATGGATGCCAGGTAGTGCTTACATCCTCTAGCTCCTTAAAGCCAGAAGAAAATGGCAGCATTTAAAATATCCTGTTTAATATAGCTTGATCAAAAAATTAGTTCTGCGGAGAAGTGCTGAATTGGATGCTCATCTTGACTTCTGCATTTCCAGTAAGCTGCTAAACATAATCTGAAGTTATTCTGCAGAAATGCTTTGAGAAGCTACTTCAAATGCTTCATTTTGAAGGAAAAAATGGAAAGAATATCTGCAGCCCAGTGTACCTCCTGTTGATGATTGTTCTAGTTATACAGGTGTAGTGAAAAGACTGTAACAGTTCACCTATTTTCTGGATAATTTTCTTTGTGTAAACTTAATTTCTTTGCTGTTTAAAAGAGAATAAGTCACCTTTGAGGAAAGCCTCTTTGCTTACCTTGGAAGGTATCTGCTGTTAAATATTTAAAGtgaaataattaattttaatttcctttttcTAAAAAGTAAAATAGAAGTAGAAAGCTTAAGTTTggatttgtattttttttttaaagaatagttTTGATATACAATTATATTTGTGCAGATCACAAAAGTTTAATCCCATTAAATACACTGGATCAAATGTTTTTAAGTGTGGTAAATAATTGCAATGATTTATTCCTCGCAAAGATTGTCAACTCATTTGATACTCATTTGTTATACTTTAAAGAGCTTGAAGGAATTAATTTCACATTATTTGCAATTGTTTTGGCTAAATATATTACATGAGTTTGTATTGCTTTTGTAAGTTACTGTATGTTGAACATGCTGATCATTGGTGTTAAAATGGTACTTTGCTGGAGAGGATTACTTAAGTGTGTGATGGTCAGAGTCCTACCACATTCCTTATAACATGCATCTTATTTCTAGGTGATGGATGTGGTTCAATCTCCTCGAGTTGTGGGTTCAAGCTTCAATCACAGCCTTGGTCTGTAATGTAGAAGTCCTGAAGGAATGCTTCAGTGTTTGAGGTGTTTTTGGATTGACATACTGATCCAAAACTCTTTCTGCCTTGTGCCTTGACATTTGCAAATGGACACCTTGCAAATTAGGTGGCATTTTCAGTGTCCCATACAACATTTAAAGTTGTTAATCTGgttatttatttcatttatatTTGTTAAAATATGCTGCAGTCAAATTTGCTGCTTGTTTCATTTAATTGTGGTGGAACTTTAAAAGCACCCGTGGCTGGCTAAAAAACAAATGGACATGCTGAGATTGTGAAAGGTGCTACAGAAATACATCTTCCTTATGTTCTTGACCCTGTTGTATATCATTGCATTGCATCCTTTTCTGAAACTTATTTAGTTATTTGTTCAATGGTGGTACTTGctaatttaattttaatgttgATTAAATGTTTGAATACTACAGTATG
This region of Rhinoraja longicauda isolate Sanriku21f chromosome 1, sRhiLon1.1, whole genome shotgun sequence genomic DNA includes:
- the LOC144596055 gene encoding THAP domain-containing protein 1-like, with the protein product MVLSCSAYGCKNRFPLKRPELCKKWLAAVRRRNFIPTKNSNLCSEHFTLDCFRKNCNNKILEENAVPSIFCFTRPNQQPKKLEMALPRDQPQATEEIMEESKLNQEHGLLTVFDHSYSVRDACLQKKKIQQLEEQNEKLKTKLRFLQQKSRRQEQRLQRMKKLLQELNTREILPHQTCVLLNNTLYEVIKV
- the LOC144596039 gene encoding transcription factor Jun-like isoform X1; the protein is MAAPFYRDHTTSAGHLETAPMDKSAAAADRRPPSQELNGGSALTLPSPESGAQADRPGSRREAEGLVHPLTKGRRFLLGGRDEIENPHPYALQDLTKQNQHVVLAGTPCSTHTSTAIYRGSLHLAQSKADVPVYTNLGNYNAGLPNTGSESYPTGHVPYASPASVQHHLSALAQLMCPKYQEEPQTVPEVGPLSESPPLSPLEDGGQHVKAEKKRQRNRIAASNCRRRKLERIARLEDKVKTLKSENFELTSTASVLREQVVHLKHKVMNHVNNGCQVVLTSSSSLKPEENGSI
- the LOC144596039 gene encoding transcription factor Jun-like isoform X2 encodes the protein MGGGDGGRWSRSLGGCSVSWCCLAPLTAARTGTTRIAALLSTGRRFLLGGRDEIENPHPYALQDLTKQNQHVVLAGTPCSTHTSTAIYRGSLHLAQSKADVPVYTNLGNYNAGLPNTGSESYPTGHVPYASPASVQHHLSALAQLMCPKYQEEPQTVPEVGPLSESPPLSPLEDGGQHVKAEKKRQRNRIAASNCRRRKLERIARLEDKVKTLKSENFELTSTASVLREQVVHLKHKVMNHVNNGCQVVLTSSSSLKPEENGSI